The genomic interval GCTCCACCGCGCCCAGGACGTTCATGCCCGCGCGCAGGGCCCGGCGCACGCGCACGTCGTCGTAGGGCGCCTCGCGCAGGTTGAGGGCCACGAAGGCGGTGAAGGGCGCGGCGCTGGCGAGCACCTGGAAGGAGTCGAGCCCCGGCACCTCCACGTGTTCGGCCGAGAGGAAGGACACCAAATCCGCCGAGCCCGTGCGCAGCCGCGTGACGGCCTCCTCGCGCGAGTCCACCAACTGGAACTCCAGCCGGTCCAACAGCGGCACATTGGGGCGCCAGTAGGATGGATTGCGCTCCAGCACCACGCGCTCCGGCTCCAGCGACACGACGCGGAAGGGGCCGGTGCCCACCAGCCGTCCCCCCGCGTCCACTCGCGCCACCGCCGTGGGCGGCAGCGCCATCAGGTGCAGGAAGAACGCCTTGGGCTCGCGCAGGCGAATCTCCAGCGTCGTCTCATCCAGCACCTCGATGCCCGTCACCTCGCGCGCCAGTCCCGAGGAGAACTCGACCGCGCCCTCGACATCCTCGAGCAGGCTTCGGTCCGGTGAGCGCACCGCCGGGTCGAGCAGCCGCTCCAGGTGCCGCTTCACGTCGGCCGCGGTGAGCAGGGCCCCGTCGTGGAAGGTGACACCTCGGCGCAGATAGAAGCGGTAGCGGCGCGCGGAGGGGTCCGCGTCCCAGCGCTCCGCCAGGTCCGGCTCCAGCCCGCCGTCCTCCAACCGCACGAGCCCCGAGAAGGCACACGCGGTGAGCTCCGAGAGCTGGTTCTCCACGCTGAAGAGCGGGTCCACCGCCTGGCGGTTTCGCAGCGAGGCCGCCTGGTGCAGCACCACGCGCAGCATGCCGCCCGCGCGAGGCCGGGGCAGCTGGAAGCGGAAGACCTCCGTCTCCAACCCCAGCGCCTCGTGGCCCAACTGGTCCACCGTGCGCGTCAGCCCATCGCCGATGCGGATGACCCGGCGCGCGTCCTCGCGCACCTGCGCCACCTCCTCGCGAATGGAGGCGTCCGCCTTGATGAGCACCACGTTCGCGGTGCGCAGCTCCTCGATGGACGCGCTCAGCCGCACCACGGCCTCGGACAAGTCCCGCCCCGTGCGCGCCTGGTCCTCCGCCTTCTGCGAGGCGCCATGCCCCACGCGGGCCATCTCCATCGTCTGGCGCACCAGCTCGCGCGCGTGGCCGGACTGCTCGATGGCCATGCGCGTGACGTCCTCCACGCGCCGAGCCACGCGCCGGCTCGCCTCCACCACCGTGGCGCCCTGCGCCTCCAGCCGCTGCGTCTCCGTCACCGTGGCTTCCACGGCGCTGAAGGTGCGCTGGGTAATCGCGCGAATCTCCACCAGCGCCTCGGAGGCGCGGTCTCCCAACGCCACGCCCGTGGTGGCCTGCTCCCGGCCCTCGTGCACCAGCGCCACCGCGGTCAGCACCGCGTCGCGGATGCCGGACACCATGGCGCCGATTTCGCGCGTGGAGCGCGTGGTGCGCTCGGCCAGGTTGCGAATCTCGTTGGCCACCACGCCGAAGGGCCGGCCGTGCTCACCGGCCTGGGCGGCGATGATGGCGGCGTTGAGGGCCAGGAGGTTCGTCTGGTCGGCGATCTCCTGGATGACGTCGACGATGCGGCCAATCTCCGCGGAGCGGGAGCCCAGCGTGCCCATCAGCTCGGCGGCCTTCCGGACCGTCTCCTCGACGCGGTACATGCCCTTGACGCTGTCGGCCACCAGCACTTCGCCCCGCTCGGCCGTCGCCGTCACCGCGAGCGCCAGCTGGTTCGTCTCGCTGGCGCGGCGGCGCACGGAGTCGATGCCTCCCTCGACGAGGGCGACGAAGTCCTCGGCCTCGCTGGCGAAGCGCGCCAGCTCATCGCCGGAGGAGGCGATGTTGGCCAGCCGCTCGCTCATGGCCTGCATCAACGCGGTGGTGTGATTGGCGAAGTCGTTGACCTGCGACAGCGCGCCCACGACTTGTCCCAGCCGCTCCGTCATCTCCAGCAGCGCGCCGGTGGTGTCGACGGCGAACACCTCGAGCTGGTGCACGCGCTTGCCCACCACCTGGAGGCTGCCGCCCATGTCGCTCACGGACTGGAGCGTGCGCTCCACGGCGCCACCCTGACGGCGCGCAGCCTCCAGCAGGCTGAGGGCCTGTTCGCTCACGTCGTTGCTGGTGCGGTGCAGGTTGGCCGTCACCCGCTGCACCTGCGACAGCGCGCGGCGCAGCGACAGGATGAGCCGGCGGACGTCCTCGTGGCCCTCGAAGGTGGGGCCGCCCGAGGTGGTGAGGTCTCCCTCCGCCAGCCGGGCCATGACGCGCCGCCGGGCCAGCCGCCGCAGCGCCGCCCAGCGGAACCACGCGAGATAGCCCCCCAGCAGGTACAGCGCGGGCGTGGCCAGCAGCAGCACCGTCCAGGAGGACGTCTCCAGCGGCTGACCGCTCAACTGGAGGACTCCGCCGAGCACGAGCGCGGAGAGCAGACCGGCCACCAGGCCGAACGTGAACAGGTACCGTTTGGCGCCCATGGACATGCCAAGGCTACTCCGCCTTCTCGCGCCGGTCCTCAAAACGCCGCAGACTGCGGGCCTCGTGTCTCCCTCGCTCGCCCTCCTCGTCCTCGCCCTCGCCGCCAGCCCCGTGAGCCCAGGGAGGGGGACAGAGGGCCCTCCCAGGGGGGAGTCGGCGCGGTACGTCTTCTCCTGGCGCGGGGTGCCGGTGGGCACGGTGACCCTGACGCTCGAGGCCGGCCGCTTCACGTACCTGAGCCAGCACCTGCACACCCGGGGCACCAGCCACGGGGAGCGACGGCGCGAGGTGACGCTGGAGGTGGACGCCTCGGGCCGGCTCTCAGGGGGGACGGGGGTGCCCCAGGCGCTGTGGCTGTGGCGAGGGCCTCCCGCGCCGGGCTGCGTGGTGGGGCGCGAGGAGCTGTCCGGCCGCGAGGGCCCCCACTGCGCCACCGGAGGGATGGCCCCCTGGGTGGAGGGCACGCTGCTGGGTGTGCCCTTTCGCGCGCGCTACGGCGTGGGTGGGCGCATGGAGGTGCTGGAGGTGGGCGAGTCCCGCTTCACCGAGGCGGCCCCCGGAGAGCGCCTCCGCGCGCCGCCCGACTTCTTCTCGCGAGGCCTCCCCGTGGAGGGGGCGCAAGGGGCCCTGGCGCTGGTGCCGGCGGTGGAGGTCCCCTCTCGGCTCGAGGGGATGACCCCGTGGAGTCGGTCGGCCGCGAGGGCGTTGGCGGCGCGTGTGCACGCGGCGTTTCCGGAGAAGGGCCCGGGGGACTCGGACTGGCGCGAGGGCGGTGAGGGAGAGGCGGGCGGGTGCCTGGCGCACGCGCTGCGCTTCGCGGCGGAGGCTCGGGCGAAGGGCGTGAAGGTGGCCCTGGTGCACGGGCTCCTGGTGGTGGACGGCGGACCCGCCAGGCCTCACGCGTGGGTGCGCGTGGCGCTGGTGGAGGGCGGCACGCTGGACCTGGACCCCACGTCGATGGACGCGGTGCGGCCGGACACACACCTGCCGCTGGCGCTGGAGGATGCGCGAGGCCCCGCGCTGGAGGCGGGAGCGCGGTGGCTCGCGCTCCTGCGGGGGGCTCACCGCGTGGTCCGCGCGCGGTGAGCCGCGGTCTGTCCGGTTACTCGAAGGGGATGATGGACAGCCGGTCGCCCGGGTCCGCGCCGAGGGCTTCCTTCGCGCTCGCGGGCAGGTAGATGACCTGGTTGTCGAGCCGGGCCATGCAGCGCACGGAGCGGAAGCGGTTGCGGCCGGACTCCTTCTCGAAGGCGACGAGCACGTCGTCACCCTCCATCTCGAAGTCCTCCTCGGCCAGCTTCACCGTGCGGTACTTGCGGATGAGCGACACGTCGCCCGTGTTGGCCTCGAAGTGCGGGCCACCGTCGAACGGGTCGATGCGCTCCACGTACTTGAAGCCGATGCGCTCCAGCATGCGCTGCACGCCGCGCGTGTTCGGCCCCACCTCGCCCAGCACCTTCTGCACGCGGTCCGGGAAGAGGGACGCGTAGATGTCCGAGGCGGGGAACAGCTCCTTGATGAACTCCTTGTTCTGCCGGCTGAGGCGGTCGGCCTCCAGGTACGTCAGGCCGGTGAACTTCTTCCCGCACGCCTCCCACAGCAGGCTGCGGCCGTCGGGAAGCAGCGGCGGGAGCAGCTCCGCGAGCACGCGCGGACGGAACAGCCGGCGGTGCATGGCGATGAAGAGGAAGCGCACGTAGGACAGCTGCTTGCCGGGCTTGTCGGGCGTGGCGCGGTAGGGCGGGTCGACGACGAGGCCACCAATCTCCGTGGGGCCCTCGTAGTTGTAGGCGATGGAGAGGACCTTGTGCCGGAGGTGGCGCTCCAGGGACGCGGAGTAGTGCTCCCGCTCGC from Myxococcus stipitatus carries:
- a CDS encoding ABC transporter substrate-binding protein encodes the protein MGAKRYLFTFGLVAGLLSALVLGGVLQLSGQPLETSSWTVLLLATPALYLLGGYLAWFRWAALRRLARRRVMARLAEGDLTTSGGPTFEGHEDVRRLILSLRRALSQVQRVTANLHRTSNDVSEQALSLLEAARRQGGAVERTLQSVSDMGGSLQVVGKRVHQLEVFAVDTTGALLEMTERLGQVVGALSQVNDFANHTTALMQAMSERLANIASSGDELARFASEAEDFVALVEGGIDSVRRRASETNQLALAVTATAERGEVLVADSVKGMYRVEETVRKAAELMGTLGSRSAEIGRIVDVIQEIADQTNLLALNAAIIAAQAGEHGRPFGVVANEIRNLAERTTRSTREIGAMVSGIRDAVLTAVALVHEGREQATTGVALGDRASEALVEIRAITQRTFSAVEATVTETQRLEAQGATVVEASRRVARRVEDVTRMAIEQSGHARELVRQTMEMARVGHGASQKAEDQARTGRDLSEAVVRLSASIEELRTANVVLIKADASIREEVAQVREDARRVIRIGDGLTRTVDQLGHEALGLETEVFRFQLPRPRAGGMLRVVLHQAASLRNRQAVDPLFSVENQLSELTACAFSGLVRLEDGGLEPDLAERWDADPSARRYRFYLRRGVTFHDGALLTAADVKRHLERLLDPAVRSPDRSLLEDVEGAVEFSSGLAREVTGIEVLDETTLEIRLREPKAFFLHLMALPPTAVARVDAGGRLVGTGPFRVVSLEPERVVLERNPSYWRPNVPLLDRLEFQLVDSREEAVTRLRTGSADLVSFLSAEHVEVPGLDSFQVLASAAPFTAFVALNLREAPYDDVRVRRALRAGMNVLGAVEQFHPGARVARTLTPPELLGGTEVRGLPAPDVALAEQLLRDAGLRRLRLTLHHPSGRDTSAEDAVLFRPLLQAGLLELRHVEMSPEDYAVQLREGKLPAFHAHWLADFPDPDTFLHFLLNSAAQTIYPLGYRNAELDRITAEARVSIDPELRQQLYVRAEHLFHDDCPLIPLYHERIHAAATSSVQGLRLHQTPPQVRYEDLWVDPNTST
- a CDS encoding transglutaminase domain-containing protein; protein product: MSPSLALLVLALAASPVSPGRGTEGPPRGESARYVFSWRGVPVGTVTLTLEAGRFTYLSQHLHTRGTSHGERRREVTLEVDASGRLSGGTGVPQALWLWRGPPAPGCVVGREELSGREGPHCATGGMAPWVEGTLLGVPFRARYGVGGRMEVLEVGESRFTEAAPGERLRAPPDFFSRGLPVEGAQGALALVPAVEVPSRLEGMTPWSRSAARALAARVHAAFPEKGPGDSDWREGGEGEAGGCLAHALRFAAEARAKGVKVALVHGLLVVDGGPARPHAWVRVALVEGGTLDLDPTSMDAVRPDTHLPLALEDARGPALEAGARWLALLRGAHRVVRAR
- a CDS encoding arginine N-succinyltransferase, with the translated sequence MLLLRDVQKTDLAGLKRLAAVLNTVNLPNNEETLENIIDKSVKSFAGKVKNPLEREYLFVLEDVRNSLIIGTSMIIAQHGTYEAPHIYYEVSEREHYSASLERHLRHKVLSIAYNYEGPTEIGGLVVDPPYRATPDKPGKQLSYVRFLFIAMHRRLFRPRVLAELLPPLLPDGRSLLWEACGKKFTGLTYLEADRLSRQNKEFIKELFPASDIYASLFPDRVQKVLGEVGPNTRGVQRMLERIGFKYVERIDPFDGGPHFEANTGDVSLIRKYRTVKLAEEDFEMEGDDVLVAFEKESGRNRFRSVRCMARLDNQVIYLPASAKEALGADPGDRLSIIPFE